One genomic window of Streptomyces sp. NBC_01276 includes the following:
- a CDS encoding NCS2 family permease: MSTSAPAAAPTTSLDRYFKISERGSTVAREFRGGFATFFAMAYIIVLNPIILGSAKDMYGHQLDSGQLVTATVLTAAFTTLLMGVIGNVPIALAAGLGVNTVVALQLAPRMSWPDAMGMVVLAGFVVMLLVATGLRERVMNAVPLGLRKGIAIGIGLFIMLIGLVDSGFVTRIPDAAHTTVPLQLGSNGHLHGWPVLIFVAGVLLTLALLIRKTPGAILISIVVMTLIAVAVQAVADLPDLAWGLTVPQWPGNPVAAPDFGLVGQVSLFGGFGKVGVLTGVLFVFTVLLSCFFDAMGTILGVGDEAKLTKPDGTFPGINRVLLVDGLAVAAGGATSSSATTCFVESTAGVGEGARTGLANIVTGGLFTVSLFLTPLATMVPSQAATPALVAVGFLILAGSVRDIDWNDFTIAVPAFLAMVMMAFTYSITNGIGISFISFSVLRLATGRGREVPAAMYVVSAVFAFYYAMPALGLT, from the coding sequence ATGAGCACCTCGGCACCCGCCGCGGCCCCCACCACCAGCCTCGACCGCTACTTCAAGATCTCGGAGCGCGGTTCGACCGTGGCCCGGGAGTTCCGGGGCGGCTTCGCGACCTTCTTCGCGATGGCCTACATCATCGTGCTGAACCCGATCATCCTGGGCAGCGCGAAGGACATGTACGGCCACCAGCTCGACAGCGGCCAGCTCGTCACGGCCACCGTGCTGACGGCGGCCTTCACCACCCTCCTCATGGGCGTGATCGGCAACGTCCCGATCGCCCTCGCGGCCGGCCTCGGCGTCAACACCGTCGTCGCCCTCCAGCTCGCCCCGCGGATGAGCTGGCCCGACGCCATGGGCATGGTGGTCCTGGCGGGCTTCGTGGTGATGCTGCTGGTCGCCACCGGCCTGCGCGAGCGGGTCATGAACGCGGTCCCGCTGGGGCTGCGCAAGGGCATCGCGATCGGCATCGGCCTGTTCATCATGCTGATCGGCCTGGTCGACTCCGGCTTCGTCACCCGCATCCCGGACGCCGCGCACACCACGGTCCCGCTCCAGCTCGGGAGCAACGGCCACCTGCACGGCTGGCCGGTCCTGATCTTCGTGGCCGGGGTCCTGCTCACGCTCGCCCTGCTGATCCGCAAGACGCCCGGCGCGATCCTGATCTCCATCGTGGTCATGACCTTGATCGCCGTCGCCGTACAGGCGGTCGCCGACCTGCCGGACCTGGCCTGGGGCCTGACCGTGCCGCAGTGGCCCGGCAACCCGGTGGCCGCGCCCGACTTCGGCCTCGTCGGCCAGGTCAGCCTGTTCGGCGGCTTCGGCAAGGTCGGCGTGCTGACCGGCGTGCTCTTCGTCTTCACCGTGCTGCTGTCCTGCTTCTTCGACGCGATGGGCACGATCCTCGGCGTCGGCGACGAGGCCAAGCTGACGAAGCCGGACGGCACCTTCCCCGGCATCAACCGGGTCCTGCTGGTGGACGGCCTGGCCGTCGCCGCCGGCGGCGCGACCTCCTCCTCGGCCACCACCTGCTTCGTGGAGTCCACCGCGGGCGTCGGCGAGGGCGCCCGCACCGGTCTGGCGAACATCGTGACCGGCGGCCTCTTCACCGTCTCGCTCTTCCTGACCCCGCTGGCCACCATGGTGCCCTCGCAGGCCGCCACCCCCGCCCTCGTGGCGGTCGGCTTCCTGATCCTGGCCGGCTCGGTCAGGGACATCGACTGGAACGACTTCACCATCGCCGTCCCGGCCTTCCTGGCCATGGTGATGATGGCGTTCACCTACTCGATCACCAACGGCATCGGCATCAGCTTCATCAGCTTCAGCGTGCTGCGCCTGGCGACCGGCCGGGGTCGCGAGGTCCCGGCGGCGATGTACGTCGTCTCGGCGGTGTTCGCCTTCTACTACGCGATGCCGGCCCTCGGCCTCACGTAG
- a CDS encoding YbaK/EbsC family protein, whose translation MTSATAIADSYTRLLDLLGDGGADYRLLHHAPEGQTELASLIRGHRLEEAAKCLVIRVALGRKRRRYVIAVVPGHRRVDLEAVRAAYGGTNASFAVRAVAEELTGCASGSIMPVSFDPSVEVVVDPELLEREEIWFNAGRLDVSVALRTSSYVALARPRPARITEEPALVTAAG comes from the coding sequence GTGACCTCTGCGACCGCGATCGCGGACAGCTACACCCGCCTGCTCGACCTCCTGGGCGACGGAGGGGCCGACTACCGGCTGCTCCACCACGCCCCGGAGGGCCAGACCGAACTCGCCAGCCTCATCCGCGGCCACCGCCTCGAAGAGGCCGCCAAGTGCCTGGTCATCAGAGTCGCGCTGGGACGCAAACGACGCCGCTACGTCATCGCCGTGGTGCCGGGGCACCGGCGCGTCGACCTGGAGGCGGTGCGGGCGGCGTACGGGGGCACGAACGCCTCCTTCGCCGTGCGGGCGGTCGCCGAGGAGCTGACGGGCTGCGCCAGCGGTTCGATCATGCCGGTGAGCTTCGACCCGTCGGTGGAGGTGGTGGTCGATCCGGAGCTGCTGGAGCGGGAGGAGATCTGGTTCAACGCGGGCCGGCTCGACGTGTCGGTGGCCCTGCGCACGTCGAGCTACGTCGCGTTGGCCCGGCCCCGGCCGGCCCGGATCACCGAGGAGCCCGCACTGGTGACCGCGGCCGGCTGA
- a CDS encoding GDSL-type esterase/lipase family protein → MRFMFVGDSMTIGRAGDYTWRYRMWQHLAATLDGPFEIVGPRTALYDAATGAGTSHAYAAPGFPADARRHLAGWGEGWQHMAPLIGPAAHEGRADVLLVSLGLIDLGFYTKAEQTAANVRLFVDAARRARPGIRMVFLPVIPNVRAQEDPPFAAEVTRFNELLAKAVADLTTDASPVLLAARPQAYEIAHDTYDGTHPNASGEHRLAGEFAAVLHQAWGIGGPYRPAREP, encoded by the coding sequence ATGCGTTTCATGTTCGTCGGCGACTCCATGACCATCGGACGCGCCGGCGACTACACCTGGCGCTACCGGATGTGGCAGCACCTGGCCGCCACCCTGGACGGCCCCTTCGAGATCGTCGGCCCGCGCACCGCGCTCTACGACGCCGCCACCGGCGCGGGCACCAGCCACGCCTACGCCGCCCCCGGCTTCCCCGCCGACGCCCGCCGCCACCTCGCCGGCTGGGGCGAGGGCTGGCAGCACATGGCCCCGCTCATCGGCCCCGCCGCCCACGAGGGCCGCGCCGACGTCCTGCTCGTCTCCCTCGGCCTGATCGACCTCGGTTTCTACACCAAGGCCGAGCAGACCGCGGCCAACGTGCGCCTCTTCGTCGACGCGGCGCGCCGGGCGCGCCCCGGGATCCGCATGGTGTTCCTGCCCGTCATCCCGAACGTCCGCGCCCAGGAGGACCCGCCCTTCGCGGCGGAGGTCACCCGGTTCAACGAACTGCTCGCCAAGGCGGTCGCCGACCTCACGACCGACGCCTCGCCGGTCCTGCTGGCCGCGCGCCCGCAGGCGTACGAGATCGCCCACGACACCTACGACGGCACCCACCCCAACGCCTCCGGAGAACACCGCCTGGCGGGCGAGTTCGCGGCCGTCCTGCACCAGGCCTGGGGCATCGGCGGCCCCTACCGCCCCGCCCGCGAGCCGTAA
- a CDS encoding MmcQ/YjbR family DNA-binding protein: protein MVVTVEDVRRLALALPRTEEHLVRDRVKFRIGRIVYLALSRDESELGFAFPKEERAALVASEPAKFSLPGAGDLRYNWVHARMSALGHGELAELVTDAWRMCVPAKVARAHLEGGLPPAPGLDGLREAAAVFGAFPGVDRSWRALVADTAPGLDLSRAAHRTALHRWLNAWGCRIRYPRDGEPDPLGTGLDAWWGRHSLPGAPLAALADRDVARLAAAYGDLAALPLGRRTLGPTAAAKALFALRPRTVMPWDAAIATRMHGARDAAAFDRHLRTGRAWAQAALAGSGLDEDALTAWLGRPGLPLAKVLDEYLYVTLSHRGGDAPDPAGRAQPAAVTSAGSSVIRAGRGRANAT, encoded by the coding sequence ATGGTGGTGACCGTGGAAGACGTACGGCGGCTCGCGCTCGCGCTGCCGCGCACCGAGGAGCACCTCGTCCGCGACCGGGTGAAGTTCCGGATCGGGCGGATCGTCTACCTCGCCCTCTCCCGGGACGAGAGCGAGCTCGGGTTCGCCTTTCCCAAGGAGGAGCGGGCCGCGCTGGTCGCGTCCGAGCCGGCGAAGTTCTCCCTGCCCGGCGCCGGTGACCTGCGCTACAACTGGGTGCACGCCCGGATGTCCGCCCTCGGCCACGGGGAGCTGGCCGAGCTGGTCACCGACGCCTGGCGGATGTGCGTACCGGCGAAGGTGGCCCGCGCCCACCTGGAGGGCGGGCTGCCGCCCGCGCCCGGCCTCGACGGGCTGCGGGAGGCCGCCGCGGTGTTCGGGGCCTTCCCCGGAGTCGACCGCAGCTGGCGGGCGCTGGTCGCCGACACCGCCCCCGGCCTCGACCTGTCCCGGGCCGCGCACCGCACCGCCCTGCACCGCTGGCTCAACGCCTGGGGCTGCCGCATCCGCTACCCCCGGGACGGCGAGCCCGACCCGCTGGGGACCGGGCTCGACGCCTGGTGGGGCCGGCACAGCCTGCCCGGGGCCCCGCTCGCGGCGCTGGCCGACCGGGACGTCGCCCGGCTCGCGGCCGCGTACGGGGACCTGGCCGCGCTCCCGCTCGGCCGCCGCACCCTCGGGCCGACCGCCGCCGCCAAGGCCCTGTTCGCGCTGCGGCCGCGCACCGTGATGCCCTGGGACGCGGCGATCGCGACCCGCATGCACGGCGCGCGGGACGCCGCCGCCTTCGACCGGCACCTGCGCACCGGAAGGGCCTGGGCGCAGGCCGCGCTCGCCGGGAGCGGCCTGGACGAGGACGCGCTGACCGCCTGGCTGGGCCGGCCCGGACTCCCGCTGGCCAAGGTCCTCGACGAGTACCTGTACGTCACCCTCAGCCACCGGGGCGGCGACGCCCCCGACCCGGCCGGGCGCGCTCAGCCGGCCGCGGTCACCAGTGCGGGCTCCTCGGTGATCCGGGCCGGCCGGGGCCGGGCCAACGCGACGTAG
- a CDS encoding MFS transporter — MSTGTGADSAPGHTSTPSNAVPPGRNPGTPPGAGRGMFSSLRIRNYRLFAAGQAVSNTGTWMQRIAQDWLVLSLTGSASAVGITIALQFLPMLVFGLYGGVLADRLPKRPLLLATQGAMGLTGIALAVLTLAGHVQVWHVYLAAFLLGLVTVLDNPARQTFVSEMVGPAQVANAVSLNSANFQSARLVGPAIAGVLITAVGSGWAFLLNGLSFAAPIAGLLMMRTRELHPVTPQPRAKGQLREGLRYVAGRPELVWPIVLVGFIGTFGFNFPIWLSAFVGDVFHGDADTYGLFNTLIAAGSLVGALLAARRGQARLRVLVTAAVLFSALLLVTAIAPSFWLFSALLVPVGMFGLTVNVVANSSVQMATDPEMRGRVMALFMMVFTGGTPVGAPLVGWITDTYGARLGMAAGGLVSLAAALGVAVVLSRVGNLRLSVNRHGIAFVPAARTDRARALVKAA; from the coding sequence TTGAGTACGGGAACCGGAGCAGACTCCGCACCCGGCCACACATCCACCCCCTCCAACGCAGTCCCCCCGGGCAGGAACCCGGGAACGCCTCCCGGCGCCGGCCGGGGGATGTTCAGCTCGCTGCGGATCCGCAACTACCGGCTCTTCGCGGCCGGCCAGGCAGTCTCGAACACGGGCACCTGGATGCAGCGCATCGCCCAGGACTGGCTGGTCCTCTCCCTGACCGGCTCGGCCTCCGCGGTCGGCATCACCATCGCCCTGCAGTTCCTGCCGATGCTCGTGTTCGGCCTCTACGGGGGCGTCCTCGCCGACCGGCTGCCCAAGCGGCCGCTGCTCCTGGCCACCCAGGGCGCCATGGGTCTGACCGGCATCGCGCTCGCCGTCCTCACCCTGGCCGGACACGTCCAGGTCTGGCACGTCTACCTCGCGGCCTTCCTGCTCGGCCTGGTCACCGTCCTCGACAACCCGGCCCGGCAGACGTTCGTCTCCGAGATGGTCGGTCCCGCGCAGGTCGCCAACGCGGTCAGCCTGAACTCCGCCAACTTCCAGTCCGCGCGGCTGGTCGGCCCGGCGATCGCCGGCGTGCTCATCACCGCCGTCGGCTCCGGCTGGGCCTTCCTGCTGAACGGGCTGTCCTTCGCGGCGCCCATCGCGGGCCTGCTGATGATGCGGACGCGCGAACTGCACCCCGTCACACCGCAGCCGCGCGCGAAGGGACAGCTGCGGGAGGGCCTGCGGTACGTCGCGGGCCGGCCGGAGCTGGTGTGGCCCATCGTGCTGGTCGGCTTCATCGGCACCTTCGGGTTCAACTTCCCGATCTGGCTGTCGGCCTTCGTCGGCGACGTCTTCCACGGCGACGCCGACACGTACGGACTGTTCAACACCCTGATCGCGGCGGGCTCCCTGGTCGGCGCCCTGCTGGCCGCGCGCCGGGGCCAGGCCCGGCTGCGGGTGCTGGTGACGGCCGCGGTCCTCTTCTCCGCCCTGCTGCTGGTGACGGCGATCGCACCGTCCTTCTGGCTGTTCTCGGCGCTGCTGGTGCCCGTCGGGATGTTCGGCCTGACCGTGAACGTGGTGGCCAACTCCAGCGTCCAGATGGCCACCGACCCCGAGATGCGGGGGCGGGTCATGGCGCTGTTCATGATGGTCTTCACCGGCGGCACCCCGGTCGGGGCGCCGCTCGTGGGGTGGATCACCGACACCTACGGAGCCCGCCTCGGCATGGCCGCCGGCGGCCTGGTCTCCCTCGCGGCGGCGCTCGGCGTCGCGGTGGTCCTCTCCCGGGTCGGCAACCTCCGCCTGAGCGTGAACCGCCACGGGATCGCTTTCGTCCCCGCCGCCCGCACCGACCGCGCCCGCGCACTGGTCAAGGCGGCGTAG
- a CDS encoding WD40 repeat domain-containing protein, with the protein MRLLPVRTALPSVPAVAAALLCAALLAGTAAPAVAAPADDRPGASGFTITDPRITESSGLAASRIHPGVYWTHNDSDDGPYVYAVDSATGRTVARVTMSGIGTPRDVEAISLGPDGQLYVGDIGDNRDGTWDHVWIYRFPEPKELRDTTVKAEQFTVTYADGPRNAEALMVHPVTGRAYIASKNEQRGGLYEGPERLSADGPNVFRRVADVPWVTDGAFSPDGGRLTLRGYFTARTYPWKDGRPEGGGERVDAPWQGQAESVTYTPDGKTLMFGAEGANSRVVAVAVVPPGPAAGGGPSASGPAPSGAAGGGNGDRADGGPAGRGGGYGKGVLVLAAATALAVGGKRLFRRRSGS; encoded by the coding sequence ATGCGCCTGTTGCCCGTACGGACCGCCCTTCCCTCCGTCCCCGCCGTTGCGGCCGCCCTGCTGTGCGCGGCCCTGCTGGCGGGGACCGCCGCCCCGGCCGTGGCGGCCCCGGCGGACGACCGGCCCGGCGCGTCCGGGTTCACCATCACCGATCCGCGGATCACGGAGTCGAGCGGACTGGCGGCGAGCCGGATCCACCCCGGCGTCTACTGGACGCACAACGACAGCGACGACGGCCCGTACGTGTACGCGGTGGACTCGGCGACGGGCCGGACCGTGGCCCGGGTGACGATGAGCGGCATCGGGACCCCCCGTGACGTCGAGGCCATCTCGCTCGGCCCCGACGGGCAGTTGTACGTCGGGGACATCGGGGACAACCGGGACGGCACCTGGGACCACGTGTGGATCTACCGCTTCCCGGAGCCGAAGGAGCTGCGCGACACCACCGTCAAGGCCGAGCAGTTCACGGTGACCTACGCCGACGGGCCGCGCAACGCGGAGGCCCTGATGGTGCATCCGGTGACGGGCCGGGCGTACATCGCCAGCAAGAACGAGCAGCGGGGCGGCCTGTACGAGGGTCCGGAGCGGCTGTCGGCGGACGGTCCCAACGTCTTCCGGCGGGTCGCGGACGTGCCGTGGGTGACGGACGGGGCGTTCTCGCCGGACGGCGGGCGGCTGACGCTGCGCGGCTACTTCACGGCCCGTACCTACCCGTGGAAGGACGGCCGGCCCGAGGGCGGGGGCGAGCGGGTGGACGCGCCGTGGCAGGGGCAGGCGGAGTCGGTGACGTACACCCCGGACGGGAAGACGCTGATGTTCGGGGCGGAGGGTGCGAACAGCAGGGTGGTGGCCGTTGCGGTGGTCCCGCCCGGACCGGCCGCCGGGGGCGGTCCCTCCGCCTCCGGTCCGGCCCCCTCCGGTGCGGCGGGCGGCGGGAACGGGGACCGGGCGGACGGCGGGCCGGCCGGCCGGGGCGGCGGCTACGGCAAGGGCGTGCTCGTGCTGGCGGCGGCAACGGCCCTGGCCGTCGGGGGAAAGCGGCTGTTCAGGCGGCGGTCCGGCAGCTGA
- the ddaH gene encoding dimethylargininase codes for MPFTEPTATLPVPSRVATRRRLLMCRPQHYDVTYSINPWMHPEQRTDTALALRQWERLRDLYLDLGHLVEEIDPVGGLPDMVFAANGATVVDGKVYGARFRHAQRTAEGPAYLDWFERRGYREVLWPEFINEGEGDILTVGRRLLAGTGFRTDPRSHAEAQEFFGLPVTSLTLVDPEFYHLDTALAVLSDDEVMYYPAAFSEGSRSVLRTMFPRAILATAEDAAVFGLNAFSDGRHVLLPEAATGLRAQLSERGFEPIGVDLSELLKAGGSVKCCTLELRDR; via the coding sequence GTGCCGTTCACCGAGCCCACCGCCACCCTCCCGGTCCCGTCCCGCGTCGCCACCCGGCGGAGGCTGCTGATGTGCCGTCCCCAGCACTACGACGTCACGTACTCGATCAACCCCTGGATGCACCCGGAGCAGCGCACCGACACCGCCCTCGCCCTCCGCCAGTGGGAGCGGCTGCGCGACCTGTACCTCGACCTCGGCCACCTCGTGGAGGAGATCGACCCGGTCGGCGGCCTCCCCGACATGGTGTTCGCCGCCAACGGCGCCACCGTGGTCGACGGCAAGGTCTACGGGGCCCGCTTCCGGCACGCGCAGCGCACCGCGGAGGGTCCGGCGTACCTCGACTGGTTCGAGCGCCGGGGCTACCGCGAGGTGCTGTGGCCCGAGTTCATCAACGAGGGCGAGGGCGACATCCTCACCGTCGGCCGCCGGCTGCTGGCCGGCACCGGCTTCCGCACCGATCCGCGCTCGCACGCCGAGGCCCAGGAGTTCTTCGGCCTGCCGGTGACGAGCCTGACCCTCGTCGACCCGGAGTTCTACCACCTGGACACGGCACTGGCCGTGCTCTCCGACGACGAGGTCATGTACTACCCGGCCGCCTTCTCCGAGGGCAGCCGGTCCGTGCTCCGCACGATGTTCCCCCGGGCGATCCTCGCCACCGCCGAGGACGCCGCGGTCTTCGGGCTGAACGCCTTCTCCGACGGCCGCCACGTGCTGCTGCCGGAGGCGGCGACCGGTCTGCGGGCCCAGCTCAGCGAGCGCGGCTTCGAGCCGATCGGGGTCGACCTCTCCGAGCTCCTCAAGGCGGGTGGCAGCGTCAAGTGCTGCACCCTGGAGCTGCGCGACCGCTGA
- the thpR gene encoding RNA 2',3'-cyclic phosphodiesterase, with translation MRLFAAVLPSDGAVEELRAALAGVPRGDGLRWTAEEGWHFTLAFLGEVPARLLPDLHARLARAATRTEPFALRLHGAGHFGDHALWTGAAGGLDALRLLAERADAAARRAGIPMEQHRRYTPHLTLARSRGAADLRPFLDALAGFEGTPWRVDTLSLVRSNLPTSGVPGEQPRYEVVEAWPLTG, from the coding sequence ATGAGGCTGTTCGCCGCCGTGTTGCCGTCCGACGGGGCCGTCGAGGAACTGCGGGCCGCGCTCGCCGGGGTGCCCCGCGGGGACGGGCTGCGGTGGACCGCCGAGGAGGGCTGGCACTTCACGCTCGCCTTCCTCGGCGAGGTCCCCGCCCGGCTCCTCCCCGACCTGCACGCCCGCCTCGCCCGCGCGGCCACCCGTACCGAGCCCTTCGCGCTGCGCCTGCACGGCGCGGGCCACTTCGGCGACCACGCCCTGTGGACCGGAGCCGCCGGCGGCCTCGACGCCCTGCGGCTGCTCGCCGAGCGGGCCGACGCCGCCGCCCGGCGGGCCGGGATCCCGATGGAGCAGCACCGCCGCTACACCCCCCACCTCACCCTCGCCCGCAGCCGGGGCGCCGCCGACCTGCGGCCGTTCCTCGACGCGCTCGCGGGCTTCGAGGGCACGCCCTGGCGGGTCGACACCCTCAGCCTCGTCCGCAGCAACCTCCCCACCAGCGGTGTCCCCGGTGAGCAGCCGCGGTACGAGGTCGTCGAGGCCTGGCCCCTGACGGGCTGA
- a CDS encoding ribbon-helix-helix protein, CopG family: MGTHVLSVRIDGELLERLRNHAAKRGMSVQDYVVRTLIRDDFDERFKTAVDETEKFYGLT; this comes from the coding sequence ATGGGGACACATGTGCTGAGCGTGCGCATAGACGGGGAGCTGCTGGAGCGGCTCCGGAACCATGCCGCCAAACGCGGAATGAGCGTCCAGGACTATGTCGTCCGGACGCTCATTCGCGATGACTTCGACGAGCGGTTCAAGACCGCGGTCGACGAGACGGAGAAGTTCTACGGTCTGACCTGA
- a CDS encoding DUF2530 domain-containing protein, producing the protein MAKWTAQHEAPEPLEGPVVATITGGTILWFAMFLVQLPFYGWFSDRDLLWWVWTCAAGGGLGLIGIWYVRGRDAALKRHAAEQAAAAAARGAGADPASPGTPGGAPGSEG; encoded by the coding sequence ATGGCGAAGTGGACTGCTCAGCACGAGGCGCCCGAGCCCCTTGAGGGCCCGGTGGTCGCCACCATCACCGGCGGCACGATCCTCTGGTTCGCCATGTTCCTCGTCCAGCTGCCCTTCTACGGGTGGTTCTCGGACCGGGACCTGCTGTGGTGGGTGTGGACCTGCGCGGCCGGCGGCGGGCTCGGTCTCATCGGCATCTGGTACGTCCGGGGCCGCGACGCCGCCCTCAAGCGCCACGCCGCCGAGCAGGCGGCCGCTGCTGCCGCCCGGGGCGCCGGAGCGGACCCCGCGTCCCCCGGCACGCCCGGTGGTGCGCCCGGCTCCGAGGGCTAG
- a CDS encoding MarR family winged helix-turn-helix transcriptional regulator, producing the protein MPDLSHGDDAAAVNDLRSAVMRLGRRLKHQRVDESLSPTEMSVLGTLARCGQATPGELARREHVQPPSMTRIVALLEAKGLVRLEPHPEDRRQKVVSQTEEAEAMLEESRRKRNAFLAGLAAELTEDEWAKLREAAPVLEKLAHL; encoded by the coding sequence ATGCCTGACCTCTCCCATGGCGACGACGCTGCCGCCGTGAACGACCTCCGCTCCGCCGTCATGCGGCTGGGCCGGCGCCTGAAGCACCAGCGCGTCGACGAATCGCTGAGCCCGACCGAGATGTCGGTCCTCGGCACCCTCGCCCGCTGCGGCCAGGCCACCCCCGGTGAGCTGGCCCGGCGCGAGCACGTCCAGCCCCCGTCGATGACGCGCATCGTCGCCCTGCTGGAGGCCAAGGGACTGGTCAGGCTGGAGCCGCACCCCGAGGACCGCCGCCAGAAGGTGGTCAGCCAGACCGAGGAGGCCGAGGCGATGCTCGAAGAGAGCCGTCGCAAGCGCAACGCCTTCCTGGCCGGGCTCGCGGCCGAGCTCACCGAGGACGAATGGGCCAAGCTCCGCGAGGCCGCACCCGTCCTGGAGAAGCTCGCGCACCTATAG
- a CDS encoding aldo/keto reductase, giving the protein MKYTQLGRTGLKVSRLVLGTMNFGPQTGEAESHALMDAALDAGINFLDTANVYGWGENKGRTEEIIGTWFAQGGGRRDKTVLATKVYGSMAPEGAAWPNYDRLSALNIRRAVDDSLRRLRTDHIDVYQFHHVDRQTPFEEIWQAIEVLVQQGKILYAGSSNFPGWKIAQANETAARTGRLGLVSEQCLYNLAERRAEMEVIPAAEAYGLGVIPWSPLHGGLLGGAIRKAAESGRSASGRSADALANSSVRAQVQAYEDLLDKHGLEPGEVALAWLLTRPGVTGPIVGPRTAEQLASALRAVELELSGELLASLDEVFPGPGASPEAFAW; this is encoded by the coding sequence ATGAAGTACACGCAGCTCGGACGCACCGGACTCAAGGTCAGCCGACTCGTCCTCGGCACCATGAACTTCGGCCCCCAGACGGGCGAGGCCGAAAGCCACGCCCTGATGGACGCGGCCCTCGACGCCGGCATCAATTTCCTCGACACCGCCAATGTGTACGGCTGGGGTGAGAACAAGGGCCGCACCGAGGAGATCATCGGGACCTGGTTCGCCCAGGGCGGCGGCCGCCGCGACAAGACGGTGCTCGCCACCAAGGTCTACGGCTCGATGGCCCCCGAGGGCGCGGCGTGGCCCAACTACGACCGGCTCTCGGCCCTGAACATCCGCCGCGCCGTCGATGACAGCCTCAGGCGGCTGCGGACCGACCACATCGACGTCTACCAGTTCCACCACGTCGACCGGCAGACCCCCTTCGAGGAGATCTGGCAGGCCATCGAGGTCCTCGTCCAGCAGGGCAAGATCCTCTACGCGGGCTCCTCCAACTTCCCCGGCTGGAAGATCGCGCAGGCCAACGAGACCGCCGCCCGCACGGGTCGGCTCGGACTGGTCAGCGAGCAGTGCCTCTACAACCTCGCCGAGCGGCGCGCCGAGATGGAGGTCATCCCGGCCGCCGAGGCGTACGGACTCGGCGTCATCCCCTGGTCCCCGCTGCACGGGGGCCTGCTGGGCGGCGCGATCCGCAAGGCGGCCGAGTCGGGGCGCAGTGCCTCCGGCCGGTCGGCGGACGCGCTGGCCAACAGCTCGGTACGGGCGCAGGTGCAGGCGTACGAGGACCTGCTCGACAAGCACGGCCTGGAGCCCGGCGAAGTGGCCCTGGCCTGGCTGCTGACCCGGCCCGGCGTCACCGGACCGATCGTCGGTCCCCGTACCGCCGAGCAGCTCGCCTCCGCGCTGCGGGCGGTGGAGCTGGAACTCTCCGGGGAACTCCTCGCCTCCCTGGACGAGGTCTTCCCGGGGCCGGGGGCCTCGCCGGAGGCCTTCGCCTGGTAG
- a CDS encoding helix-turn-helix domain-containing protein — protein MSSAAVAPRDRFDRFTDVVARSLAPTAIRCVDPGGFRADAAVLDLGPVRVSTFHYAPLRSRRTPGHIRRGDPGQYQLALVTGGPMWVDRHRADSGPVDGDLVLWDTSHPYEAGAPGEDDALVRAVVLQIPRTALPLRPDRVDRLLAQRIPAGRGTGAVLARFLGSVDAHAEGCGERELAHLGTAALGLAAACLAERLDVHDDLPAEAREEVLLRQIDAFIERNLGDPELTPGMVAARHHISLRRLHLLFQGRPEGVAASIRRRRLAGCRADLLRPALAGRPVHAIAARWGFTSAAVFSRAFRQAYGTSPSELRRTGPAGRLP, from the coding sequence ATGTCCTCGGCCGCCGTGGCGCCGCGGGACAGGTTCGACCGGTTCACGGACGTCGTGGCGCGCTCCCTCGCGCCGACCGCGATCCGCTGCGTGGACCCCGGCGGTTTCCGCGCCGACGCCGCCGTTCTGGACCTGGGCCCCGTCCGGGTCTCCACCTTCCACTACGCCCCGCTGCGCTCGCGCCGCACCCCGGGCCACATCCGCCGGGGCGACCCCGGGCAGTACCAGCTGGCCCTGGTCACCGGCGGCCCCATGTGGGTCGACCGGCACCGGGCCGACTCGGGGCCGGTCGACGGAGACCTGGTGCTGTGGGACACCTCCCACCCCTACGAGGCGGGCGCCCCCGGCGAGGACGACGCCCTGGTCCGCGCCGTCGTCCTGCAGATCCCCCGCACCGCGCTGCCGCTGCGCCCCGACCGGGTGGACCGGCTGCTCGCCCAGCGGATCCCGGCCGGCCGGGGCACGGGCGCGGTCCTGGCCCGGTTCCTCGGCTCGGTCGACGCCCACGCGGAAGGCTGCGGGGAACGGGAGCTGGCCCACCTGGGCACCGCCGCCCTGGGGCTCGCGGCGGCCTGCCTCGCCGAACGCCTCGACGTGCACGACGACCTCCCCGCCGAGGCCCGCGAGGAGGTGCTGCTGCGGCAGATCGACGCCTTCATCGAGCGCAACCTCGGCGACCCGGAGCTCACCCCCGGGATGGTCGCCGCCCGCCACCACATCTCGCTGCGCCGCCTGCACCTGCTCTTCCAGGGGCGGCCGGAGGGGGTCGCCGCCTCCATCCGGCGCCGCCGGCTGGCGGGCTGCCGCGCCGACCTGCTGCGGCCCGCGCTGGCCGGGCGGCCCGTCCACGCGATCGCCGCCCGCTGGGGGTTCACCAGCGCGGCCGTCTTCAGCCGGGCGTTCCGGCAGGCCTACGGGACCAGCCCGTCGGAACTACGCCGGACCGGCCCGGCCGGACGGCTGCCGTGA